In the Dehalococcoidia bacterium genome, TCCTCCGGGTCACCTCGACAATCTTCCCGCTGCTGCGAATCGACTGATGCAGGCGTTCAACTTCAGCGGCTACACCGAGGACGAGGTCCGTACCGCTCGAGCCGCCTACTACGGACTGATCACTTATTTGGATGACAAGATTGGACGACTGCTGGACGCACTCGAAGATGCAGGCATGTCCGACAATACAGTGGTCATCCATACCTCGGATCACGGCGAATCCCTGGGTGAGCACGGTCTCTGGCGAAAGATGAACTTCTACGAGCAGTCAGCGAGGGTACCCCTCCAGATCTCGTGGCCCAGTGTGATCGATGGAGGCCAGAGGTTCACAGGCGCAGTCTCACTGGTAGATGCCACGGCAACGATTCTCGATATCGCGTCCGCAGACCAAGCATCACAATCGGTCATGAACCTGGACGGTACATCGCTGCTCCCACAGATGACAGGCGCAACCGTCGGGCAACGAGACGAAGCATTCTCAGAACACCTCGCGCACGGCACGGACCGGCCTCGCGCAATGCTCAGACAGGGCAGGTGGAAGCTCTGTTACAGCCACCACGCTGCAACCCCTGACCTCGAGCTCTACAACCTCGAGACCGACCCTGGAGAGTTCGTCAACCTCGCTAACGACGGCACACACTCCGCCGTGCAGCAGCGCCTGACCAACAGGATCCTGGACATCTGGGGCGACGCCGGCGACCTCGACCGGCGAATCAAAGACAGCCAGCGTTCCCGCCTGATGATCCGCGACGTCCTCGGCGAAGCCGCGACATTCTAAGCTTCCCACGAATGTTTAGAGCTACACCTTCACCGCACCACGTCCACCTCACCATTCACAATTCCACATTCCCAATTTCATGACTTGGGTACTTCTCTCCCTCGGCAGCACAATCACCTTCGCCTTTATCTCGGCGATGGACAAGATTCTGATTGCCAGGTTCACTCCCAATCCTCGGACCTTCATCGTGATGGTCGGCCTAACTCAGTTCATTCTGGCAGTCGTCATATTGCCTTGGGTGGAGTGGACCGGGTACACGAACCAGCATATCGTACTAGCAATTGTCTCCGGTCTGACATCAGGGGGGTACCTTGTGCTCATGTTCTGGGTGATGGGCACTCAGGACGTCTCGCGAGTCATACCGGTCACATCCACGTACCCTATTTTCGTCGCCGTCCTGGCGTTCTTCCTACTTGGCGAACAGGTTGGTTTGCTCGCCTGGGTTGGCATAGTCGTCACGGTTGCCGGCGCGGCGTTGATGTCTCTCGGCCCGACCGCTAGAGCAAGGGACAGGGGACGTGGCCAGATGTTCGCCTTCGCCCTCCTCATATTCGCAAGCTTGGGTTTCGGACTGAGCCAGGTCTTCAGCAAGATGGTCGCCGACAGCATGGACGTCTGGACTCTCTTCTTCTGGAGAGCTCTGGGGAACGGCGCCGCTTGTGTGGTGTTTTCCATCAAGCCCAGGGGCATGAGAGACTTGATCGACACTCTGCGAAGGCCCACGTCGGTAGGCCTCATACTCTTCACGGAGGGCGCGCTGGTGTTCGTAGCACTCGCCTTCCTTCTGGGAGCGATCTACTCAGGCCCCGTCTCGCTGGTATCTACGGTCATGGCAACCCGCCCCCTGTTCGTCTTCGCACTTGGAATCATCCTCAGCATCGGTGTATCAAACGTGCTGAACGAGCCCCTCGAACGCAAGATTCTGGTCATTAAGACTCTGTCCATAGTTATGACCGTTGGCGGCGTAGTGGCCGTTACCCTGGCCTACTGAGCGCTGATTGCCCCTGTTAGCAGGCAGCTCCCTATGATACCTGAGGTTTCAGATGGGCCCAGGGACGCGCAGCCTCGAAGGCAGCAGACGCCGCAAGCACGGTCTCTTCGTCCCCCGGCTTGCCAATGATGTGCAGCCCTACAGGCATCCCGTCTGAGTCGAACCCGCACGGTATGCTCGCCGCCGTGAATCCGATCGTGTTGATCGGGTGAGTGTAGGGTACGAACCCCCACGCCGGAATTGGGTACGGCTCCAGCCCGCCCACGGTCTGGGGGTATTCCTCAGTCGAGAAGGCGGTCGTAGGCATCGTCGGGGAAACCAGCAGATCGAACTTGTCGAACTGGTCCATGAACTGGTTGACCATCCGGTCTCGTTCGCCCAGAGCGCGGATGTAGTCTGGCATCGTCAACCGCGCTCCCCACTCGATCGCCCAGCGACCATACCAGGTGAGCGGATCGTCCGGGTCGTCCAGCAGGTGCCCATTGACCGCGTAGCCATTCCCCGCGAAGAAGACGATCCAGGTGTCAAACGGATTGTCGAGGCTCAGGTCAGACTCATCGACGCTGCACCCAAGTTCAGCGAACACCTCGGCTCCGGCCTGAGATACCACCGTAACTTCCTCGTCAGCCGGGTGGTACCCGAAGTCCGGTGACCAGCCGATTCGCAGTCCCTCTATACTCTGGTCCAGTGCACCCATGAAGTCAGGTACCGGTTGCCTGAGCGAGCCTGAGTCCCTCGGGTCATATCCAGCCATGACCTGCATCATAAGGGCTGTATCTGCAACGGTCCGAGTCAATGGACCCTGCTGGCTGGTGATATTCGCAGCCGGAGGGGCGTCCACACCGGTGTAGCTTGAGATTCGGCCCTGCGTCGGCTTGATCCCGTAGATGCCATTGAAGCTTGCGGGAATGCGAATAGAACCTCCACCGTCGCCGCCGGTAGCCAGTGCGCACAGGCCAGCGGCTATAGCCGCGCCTGCACCGCCACTTGATCCCCCAGACGTCCTTTCGGTGTTCCAGGGGTTACGGCATGGCTCTCCCAATCGGTTCTCGTTAGCTCCGAGTAGTCCGAACTCAGGAGTATTGGTCTTTCCCAACATCACTGCCCCTGCACCGAGCACCTTCTCGACACAGGCCGCATCCGCGTCCGGCACCCTGTCTTTGTATGCAAGAGAGCCGCCCGTTGTTCGAACGCCCTTGGTCATCTGCAGGTCTTTGAGCGAGACGGGAAGACCGTGGAGCGCCCCGAGTGTTTCACCCCTCGCAGTCGCTTCGTCCGCACGCCGAGCCTGTGCGAGCGCAATGTCAGGAGTCAGCGTCAGGTATGAGTTGAGCTGTCCATCGAGACTATCTATGCGAGTCAGGTACATCTCGGTAAGCTCTACCGATGTGACCTGCCTGCTTGCGATAAGCTCGCGCAACTCAGTCGCCGGTGCAAATGCGAGTTCCTGGTCTAGGTTGGTCATCTCGAACTCCTATCCCTCGTGGCCTTCCACTTCTATTGCTATTGGCACTTCCTCGTATCAGATTCCCAAGATTGCTACGAAGAGTGCAGCCCAATGACATTGTCCGCAGGATCCATGAATACCGCAATCTGACCCATGTCATTCGGGATAGGCATAGGCGGAACGACAGTCTTGCCCCCAAGGCTCTCGACCTTCTCCAAAGCCGCCTTAAGGTCTTCCACTCCCACGTAGAACATAACGTAGTTTGGAGGCATCTCGCCGGCGGTCTGCATTATCCCGCCTCCGATTCCTCCATCCTGGGGCTCTACATAATGGAAATCGGTGCCTGCACCTGACTTCCCATAGGGCTGCACGTTCCACCCGAAGAGGTCCTTATAGAACTCTCCCAGTTGTGAAGCGTCTCTCCCGCCGATTTCAAAGAAAGCAACCGGATTTGGCATGTATCTCTCCTGTCTGTGTAGAAGCTCTGGGTCTGTGTAATGTCAGTTTCACGGGCCGGGTAGGGCCCGCGCGTGCCCATTATGTCACCCGCCTGTCACGAGCGGCAATGAATCTGGGGTCGTTGTGTTATCATCCGAGCCGAAATCCGAATCCTTGGAGAGGACTCACCAATGAAAATCACCAATGTCGAGACCTTCATCGTTGACGCTGGCTGGAGACCCTGGATGTTCGTCAAAGTCGAAACGGACGAGGGCATCACCGGCTGGGGAGAGTGCAGCGACGGCCGATCGCCCCACGGCATCGAGGGCACCATTCGCGATATGAAGCCGCTCCTCATCGGCAAGGACCCCAGGGCCTTCGAGATGCGCTTCCAGGACATGTACCGCATCACCCGCCAGAGTCCCGGTGGCATAGCGGCCAAGGCCATTGCCGGACTCGACTGCGCCTTCATAGACATCAAGGCCAAGTCGCTTGGCATCTCCGTCGTCGAGCTGTTCGGAGGTCCCACCAGGGAGCAGGTGCGAGTGTACTGGTCCCACTGCGGCAGTTCACGTATCAGGCATCACGACATCCTCGGCACCCCGCCCATGGACTCATGGGAGGCCGTGACCAACCTGGGTCACGAGGTCAAGGAACGCGGCTTCACCGCCCTGAAGACTAACATCCTCATGCCCGGACAGAATGCCACCTTTGGAGGAGGCTTCAGTGGTGGAGTCGGCTCCACCGACCAGTACGCTCCCAAGTGGCTCGTACCCCACGTCGAAAAGTTGATCGGCACGTTCCGGGACGCCGTCGGCGACGACATCGACATCAATCTCGACCTGAACTTCCACTTCAAGACCGAGGGCGCACTCCGCATTGCCAAGGTTCTCGAGCAGTTCGACATGCTCTGGCTTGAAATTGACATGTACGAGCCCAAGAGCCTGCGCCAGATCAAGGACTCGACTACCACGCGCATCTGCACCGGCGAAAACCTGTTCTACATGCGGGACTTCATCCCGTACTTCGAGAACCACTCCGCCGATATGTTCATGATCGACGTTCCATGGAACGGCTTCAGCCAGTCCAAGAAAATTGGCGACCTCGCCGAGGTCTACCAGCACAACGTCGCGCCCCACAACTACTATAGCCACCTATCCAGCTACGTTAGCGCAAGCCTGTGCGCCACGCTTCCGAACGTGCGAATCATGGAGATCGACATAGACGATGTACCATGGAAAGATGAGCTGACCACCACCGTCCCAGAGATAATCGACGGCTACATGACCGTGCCGTCAGGGCCCGGCTGGGGAGCCGACATCAACGAAGAAGTAGCTCTGGCCCACCCCTGGGATGAGAACAGCTTGGCTGGTGTACAGACCGGCGGCTACAAGGTGCCAAGGTAAAGGAGCACTCTCTAATTCCCCTCTCCCTTGATGGGCTGAGAGGGGCATGTAAAGGTACACGGACAAGAATGAGTACCAGCCAACAGACCCCCTCTCCCTCAGGGAGAGGGTTGGGGTGAGGGTGAGAAGCACGAATGTGTACCCCCTTTAAGCACTTGATGGGAGATGGTTAGGGTTTAAGCCCGCACTATCGTAGCTTGCTGTGCACGCCGAGAGTTCCATGACTAACCCTGATCCAAGAAGCAAACGTTCGTCCTGAGCTTGTCGAAGGGCGGCCTGCAGACTAGGAGACTTTGAATTGCCCGAGTACGAACACATCCTCTACGAAGCAAAGGGCACCACCAGGGTCATCACCCTCAACCGCCCCGAAACTCTCAATGCCATCACAGAGCCGATGGAAGCCGACCTCCACGAAGCCCTCGACATAGCAGAGGCCGACCCCGAGGCACGTGTCATCATCATCCAGGGAGAGGGCAGGGCGTTCAGCTCAGGTTACGACATTGCCTCATTCCAGGAGACCGACCCCGAATCGATGATCGCCAAGGGGTCGAGCGCCGCCGACCATGTCTCCCGCTGGTTCTACCATGACCGCAACATGGTCAGGAACCAGACGCACATCCTCGAGCTTTCCAAGCCTGTCATCGCCTGCGTCCACGGCTGGTGCATGGGTGGAGGTACCTGGCTGTCCCTGACTTGCGACATGACGTTCTGTTCAGAGGACGCCGTGTTCGCGCAGCCTGAAGTCCGCCAGATTTCCAACACCAGCTTCCTCTGGGTACTTATGGCCGGCTATAAGAACGCCCTGAGATATTCGCTCACCGGCGACCACATCGACGCTCAGGAAGCATTCAGGATCGGACTCGTGAACGAGGTGTTCGAGGACAAGGACGCCATGATGGCCGAAGCGTTCCGCCTGGCCGAACGGATCGCGTTGATCAGTCCTGAGACCGTTGCGGCCAACAAGTACATCGCCACGCTAGGGCTGGAGATGATGGGCCTTCGTAACGCGATTACCAGCAACTGGCTGCTGTCCTCCATCGCGCACTCTTCCCAGCGACCAGACTACAACCGGCGCGAAATGATGGACGCTGCGAAAGAGAGCGGAATGCGCGGCTTCCTTAAAGTAAGGGACGACCCGTTCCGACCGGAGCCCTTCGGGCCAAGGGCTGAAAAGAAGGACGACTAATAGGAGAGACCCTTAAGGCGCGTTCTAGCACCCGGAAGAGACGAACCTGACAACAGCATCCGCCACCAGCTTCGGCTGGTCCATGTACATGTTGTGAGCGCTCTCGGGGATCGTGAGCATGCTGAAGTCCGCGGTCTCCTCCGCGATCTTGGCCACGTCCTGAAAGCTGTCAGCGCGTGAGTCGCTCACGATGAACTGGATAGGCTTACCAAGCGTTCTCAGGGTCGGCCTGATGTCGTGGTAGTCCCCTTCGCGCTCCTTCCAGTCCATGCTCGCATTGGCCCACTTCATGTCGAGCCGCCCATTTGGTAACTCGAAGGCTTCGTGGGCCACTACGTCCCTGATGACGTCGTCGCGCCACTTTCCCGTCATAGGATGCTTCTTGAGATAATCGTACATCTCGTCGCGGTTAGCCCATGTGCGTCGGGGCCTTACTGCCCTTTGCGACACCATCCGCTGAAAGGCCTCTGTCACCACAACCATCGGCTCCAGCAACATGAGCTTGCTGAAGAAGTCAGGTCTGCGCTCAGAGAGCATCGCAGCGACGACTGCCCCTGTGGAGTGAGCCACGGCCACAACGTTCCGCAATTGGATGAAATCCGCAAACGCCTCGAGGTCGTCAATCCGCTGCGCGAATGAGTATCCAGAGTCAGGCCATTCACTGTCACCGTGCCCGCGCGAGTCAAGAGCGATGACGTGGAACTGCTCACACAAGTGACGCGCTACAGCATCCCACGATCGGCTCGTTCGCATGTCACCGTGCAGCAGAAACAGGGTAGGGCGATCCGGATCCCCACTCGGTCTGCCCCAGTCAACGTAGTGGAACCTTATGCCGCTGACTGAGGCATAGTTGCTCGAGGGTTCTGTCACTTGTCGGATCCGAAAACCATGGTCGACCTACGTACCCCTACGCCGAACCGCCAGGGTAAGCCTGTCCCGCCACCTTGCAAAGGTGGCCTTCCGATTCTCTCAATTCGAGTATGGCTTCAGGCGACTCGGAAGCAGCCTGTACAGCACCTTCTCCAACACTACTTCAGCCCCAGGTCTTCCAGGATCGGTGGTATCTGTGACTTCTCTTCTTCAGTCAGTTGCCGGAAGGGACGGGACATGATGTCATGGTCGATTACGCCCATCTGCTTAAGCGCGGCCTTCATGCCGCCAAAGCTGGCAGCATTAGCGCTCCCACCCTTCGCCACAGCCCCTACCTTTTGCGCCGTGAGCAGCTTACCGTTGCAGTCACGTACCGTCTCAGTGTCTCCCGCCTCACCGGCCTCCCAGCCACGGGCGCATACTTCTGGAACAAGGTTCGCAATCCCTGGAATCACGCCATGGACGCCAACCGATCCCGCGCTAGTAACACGGAAGACTGTGCCCAGGAACCTGAGCAGTGAGAGATCACCCTGATCGCAAAGCACGTTGAGCTGCGCCAGCAGTTCCCCGGCGCCTGAGCTGTCCTTCACCCCAACGACAGTGCCCTCAGCCGCCAGCATCGCTATGGTGCCCGGCTCTACAGCGGTCTTTACCGTCTGAGGAATGTTGTACACCCACAGCGGCAGGCCGATCTGGTCCTGAGCATACCTGTAGTGGTCAGCGAGTTCGTCCTGCGAATCAGGATAGTAGTACGGAGGAGTCAGCGCGATTCCGTCCATTCCAAGCTCGCGCACCTCGCTCGCCAACTCGACCGACATCTTGGTGGACGTGCTGGAGATGTTGCAGATCACGGGGACTCGGCCGGCAACCTCGTCGACAGTCGCCTCCATGGCTCGCACCCGCTCCGAGTCTGGGAGATTGGCAAACTCGCCCGTGGTCCCGGATGCCCATAGACCGTGAACTCCGTTGTCGATAAGATAGTTAACCAGCCTGCGAAGCGACCCGATATCGACCGTCTCATCCGGGTTCAACGGCGTCAGCATCGGAACGATTACGCCCTTGATCTCTTTGTCTGCCATTCGGTTCTCCTTGACTCAGTCCAGTAAATCAGTAGTCGCCGCCATTGTATCAGGGGGCGTTCGTTATATCTGAATGACCTCGAAGCTGATCGCATAATCGCAGCCGAACTCGATTCCAACTGCGTTCGCGTTCATCGTGAGGAACATTTCTGGGACTACGTCCTCGGAAAGCCCCTTGAGATATGCATCGTGCTTTTCGAGCGACTCTACGCCCTTGTAGACGTGGTCGCCTACATCTACGGCGTGAGTTGGATTAGGCGAGCCGCTCACCAGCAACATCTTCACCCCATTCCATGGCTCCAGACCTACGTCTACAAGCTCTGGAAAGATCCAGCGATTCCCCGCATCACGCGATCCGTCGAGCGCGGCTAGTCCGACCGCACGATGGTCAGCCTGATTCGCAAACCCCTGTTTGAAGCTCATGGCCATGTTGCCTGTGATGACCACGTCCGGCCTGTGACGACGTATTGCGCTGGCAATATCTCTTCTGAGTGGCAGACCGTACTCGACTACGCCATCCTTATGGTCCAGGAACTCGACCGTTTCGACTCCTACGACCTCAGCCCCCTCGATCTCCTCGCGCGTTCGTACCTCGCGGGCCTCATCCGGGTGCATACTGTCTATGCCGGCCTCGCCCCTAGTGACCAGCAGGTACACGACCGACTTGCCCTCTGAGGTCCACTTGGAAACGGCGCTTGCCGCTCCGTACTCGATGTCGTCAGGGTGGGCAACTACGATGAGAGCTGTCTGCCAGTCTTCATCCAGAGGTAGAAGCGTTTCAGAGGTCATAGCTTTCCTCCGGCGATCGCAGGCAGGAAGTGCACCTCACTGTTCTCGCCTACCTTCTCCAACATCCCTAACGGCGTGATCTCGCCATCGATGGCAACCGAGATGTTCCCCTTGATCCGCCCATCCTCGACCAGCCGCTCTTTGAATCCCGGATATGCGGCGTCGAGGTTGTTGACGACCTGTCGGACTGACGACCCTTCGATCTCGACCTTGCTCTTGCCGTCACTCAGCTTCTGCATCAGCGACGGGATATAGACCGTAGCCATGCTGAGATCCCTCCTATGATTTCTTAAGGCGCTTTCACTATGTGGCAAAAGGGCGGGTCTCAGTTAAGAAACCCGCCCCTTTTTACTTGGTCCGGTTATGCTGGCGATTAGGAGGGTTTAGTCTCCGTTCTGCGCCAGTGCCGCGGCTATCGCGACTGAGTTCATCGGAGTCTCGTACAGGCGTGTCCCGACCGCATCCCTGAGGGCGTTCGCAACCGCAGGGGTGGGAGGAACGATGTTCGCCTCACCCACGCCGCGGACACCGAAGGGGTGGCCGGGGTTGGCCACTTCCACGATAACCGTGTCGATCATCGGAAGATCGAGGCTTGTGGGCATGCGATAGTCAAGCAGCGTGGAGTTGTCCATGCCGCCGTCATCGTTCATATAGTACTCCTCGTTCAGCGCCCAGCCGATGCCCTGGACCGAGCCGCCCTGCATCTGGCCCTCGACGTAAGACGGGTGTATCGCCTTTCCTACGTCCTGGAAGGCAGTGAAGCGAACGACGTCGGTCTTGCCGGTCTCGGGGTCGACCTCGATGTCGACAATATTGCCGGCGAATGAACCGCCAACACCGCTCGGGTTAACGGAAGCGGTTCCAGTGATGCCGCCGCCGGTCCTGCCAAGCTGGCCCGCCAGGTCCGCGAACGTCATGCTCAGTTCGGGGTCAGACTTCGACTGGACGACGCCGTCTGCCATCTCGACTGAGTCTGCCTCGACGTCCCAGATCGTGGCAGCGCGCTCGATCATCTGCTGCTTCACTGACTGGGCTGCCTCATAGGCGGCCCATCCTGTGGCAAACGTCGTGCGGCTGCCGCCGGTCACGGCGGTGTAGCCGATCGAGTCCGTGTCGACGACTGTAGGCCTGATGTCCTCAGCGGCGATTCCCAGAACTTCTGCCGCCTGCATGGCGATGGAAGCGCGGGACCCACCGATGTCGGTAGAACCTTCAGTCAGGCTGACCGTGCCATCGGCATTGACAGCAAGGTTTACCGCGGAGTCGAAGCCGATGTTGAACCAGAATCCGATCGCGATACCGCGTCCCTGGTTTTCCCCCAGAGGCGCGCTGTAGTGGGGATGGTCCCTCATTGCCTCGAGAGTTTCGACGAGTCCTACCTTGTTGAAGGTAGGGCCGTCCACGCGGCGTGTGCCCTCTTTGGCTGCGTTCTTGAGCCTCAGCTCAATCGGGTCCATGCCGAGCTCGTCAGCCAGCTCGTCAACCGCCTGCTCGACCGCGTAGGCGGCGTTGGGAGCGCCAGGCGCTCGGTAGGCCGCCGTCTTCGGCTTGTTCACGACTACGTCGTAGCCGTCAACAGTGCCGTTCTCAATGTCGTATGCCGCGAGGGCGCACATAGCCCCAGCGCCCACAGGAGAGCCAGGGTATGCCCCAGCCTCGCAGGCCAGTTCGACTTCGGCAGCAGTAATGGTCCCGTCGCTCTTGGCGCCGATCTTCACCCGGCTCCAGGAGCCGCATGTCGGACCGGATGCCTCGAATACATCGGCCCTGCTCATCAGAATCTTCACGGCCTGGCCGGTCTTCCTGGAAAGCAGCGCGGCTACAGGCTCGAGATACACAGGTATCTTTCCACCGAAACCGCCGCCGATCTCCATCGGAATAACTCTGATCTGGGAAACAGGCATTTCGAGCAACTGCGCCATGGCGTCACGCACAGTGAATGCACCCTGCGTGCTGCACCAGATGTGCAGCCTGCCGTCAGTGTTCCATAGAGCAGTCGCGTTGTGGGGTTCGATGTAGCCCTGGTGCACTGTCTTGGCGCGGTACTCTCGCTCGACAACCACGTCGGCTTCCGGGAATCCCTTCGCTGTGTCACCCTTCTTGTGCTGGAAGTGCTGTGCGACGTTGCTGACCTTATCGGTTTGCTCGCCCAGCTCCTCGGTCTTGAGATCGTCGTGCAGGATCGGCGCACCATCGGCCATCGCCTCTTCTACAGTTACGACAGGAGGAAGCACCTCGTACTGCACGTCGATGAGCTGCACTGCTTCTTCAGCGACGTGAGGATTCGATGCGGCCACGCCAGCAACGGCATGACCTCGATAAAGGACCTTGTCCGAAGCAAGTACGTTGTCACGCAACCACTTCAGGCTGGTCGCACCCTCGCCTAAATCGACGACCGCGTCTGCATCGCTTGCGAAGTCGGCGTTGGTGACTACCGCGAGTACCCCAGGCAGCGCCTCGGCTGCCGATGTGTCGATGCTCTTGATGCGCGCATGTGCGTGCGGGCTGCGCAGGATGTGTCCGTGAAGCAGACCGGCGGTGTCGAAGTCCGCTCCGTAGAGGGCGCGACCCGTCACCTTGTCCGCGCCGTCGTGTCTGATTGGGCGCGTGCCAACAACGTTAAACGTTTCGGTGGCCAGCACCATGTTTGGCTCGTAGTCTAGAGTCTGGGTCATAAGTTACGCCTCCTGCATCTTCACAGCCGCATCCTGGACCGCCCGGACGATCTTGTCATAGCCGGTGCAGCGGCACAGGTTGTTGGCGAGCCAGAAACGGATCTCGTGCTCTGATGGGTCAGGGTTGTGCTCGAGCAGTGACTTGGCGGCCACTATGAAGCCAGGCGTGCAAATGCCGCACTGAAGTGCCGCATTCTCAAGGAATGACTGCTGCAACGGGTGCAGCGTGCTGCCTTCCGCGACGCCCTCGATAGTCGTGATCTCCTTGCCTTCAGCCTCGACTCCGAGGACCAGGCAAGATGTCACTATTCGGCCGTCGAACTCGACCGTGCAGGCGCCGCAGTTGCCGTCGTTGCAGCCTTCCTTGGTGCCGGTAAGGCCGACTACGTCGCGCAGCACTTCGAGCAGGCTCTGGCGTGGTTCGCACAGGAAGTCTAAGTGCTCACCGTTGATTATGGACTGTACGTAAGTCTTGGCGGGCAATCTATTCTCCTTAGCTCTGGGCTCGCTCGATGGCGGTCATCATCGCCCGGCGGGTTAGTACCTCGCACAGGTGCTTTCGATACTCGATCGTGCCGCGCATGTCGGTGATCGGTACGGCTGCGTCTCTCGCGAGGCCGGACGCGATTCTGACTGTCTCTTCAGTTGCAGGCTTTCCGGCAACCGCCTCGCCCGCCTCGGAAACGAAGAGAGGCGTCGGAGCGACCGATGCTAGTGTCACCCTGGCGGACCTGATGTTGCCGTTCTCCAGCTCCACCGAAACGCCTGCGCCTGCGACAGCAATGTCCATCTCGTTCCTCGGGATGAAACGAATGTAGTTCGCGCCCGAGTTGGCCGCGGGAGTAGGGAAGTGCACGGCCACAAGGACCTCGCCCTGCTCCAGCACTGTCTGTCGAACGTGGGTGCAGAAGTCTTCAAGCGCGACTTCCCGATTTCCGTTCGGACCAGCGATTCGGGCCACGCCGTTGTACGCGATCATCGCCGGTACCGAGTCTGCGCTCGGAGCAGCATTGCACAGGTTCCCGCCCAGCGAGGCGCGCCCCTGTATCTGCGTACCGCCAATGATTTGAGCCGCGTCGACGATGCCCGGATACACGCTCCGCACTGTCGAGTTGCCATAGATCCTGTAACACGGCACCGCCGCGCCTATGGTCAATCCGTTGTCTGGGTCGTAAGTGAGCTCGTTTAGCTCGGGTACGCTTTTGACGTCCACCATCAGGTCCAGGTCGTATGCCCGGCCCCTCAACTGGACTAGGAGATCGGTGCCTCCTGCCAGCGGTCGGGCCCTGTCGCCTGCCTCGTTCAGCAGGTCGACTGCTTCCCGTACTGAGGTGGGAGCCTCATAATCGATCCACTTCAATCGTTACCTCCTTGTCTCGCAACACTCCCTTGTAGGGAAGTTAGAGTCTGCTTTTTGACTTGTCTGTGCGTCGACTGCCACGACACGCGCCAGATGTACTTGAAACGCACCTTGGACGCAACGTCAACACATACCTGGATGAACTTGAAAACTACCCCCTGTGGACAGCTTCCAAAGCCGGAGACAGTATATCAGAGGAGGGAATGGTCAACAACGGTTCGCTTCGTAGGGAAGCCGTGTCGATCTGGTAGGTGCCTAACTACGG is a window encoding:
- a CDS encoding dihydrodipicolinate synthase family protein, producing the protein MADKEIKGVIVPMLTPLNPDETVDIGSLRRLVNYLIDNGVHGLWASGTTGEFANLPDSERVRAMEATVDEVAGRVPVICNISSTSTKMSVELASEVRELGMDGIALTPPYYYPDSQDELADHYRYAQDQIGLPLWVYNIPQTVKTAVEPGTIAMLAAEGTVVGVKDSSGAGELLAQLNVLCDQGDLSLLRFLGTVFRVTSAGSVGVHGVIPGIANLVPEVCARGWEAGEAGDTETVRDCNGKLLTAQKVGAVAKGGSANAASFGGMKAALKQMGVIDHDIMSRPFRQLTEEEKSQIPPILEDLGLK
- a CDS encoding PIG-L family deacetylase — its product is MTSETLLPLDEDWQTALIVVAHPDDIEYGAASAVSKWTSEGKSVVYLLVTRGEAGIDSMHPDEAREVRTREEIEGAEVVGVETVEFLDHKDGVVEYGLPLRRDIASAIRRHRPDVVITGNMAMSFKQGFANQADHRAVGLAALDGSRDAGNRWIFPELVDVGLEPWNGVKMLLVSGSPNPTHAVDVGDHVYKGVESLEKHDAYLKGLSEDVVPEMFLTMNANAVGIEFGCDYAISFEVIQI
- a CDS encoding MoaD/ThiS family protein: MATVYIPSLMQKLSDGKSKVEIEGSSVRQVVNNLDAAYPGFKERLVEDGRIKGNISVAIDGEITPLGMLEKVGENSEVHFLPAIAGGKL
- a CDS encoding xanthine dehydrogenase family protein molybdopterin-binding subunit codes for the protein MTQTLDYEPNMVLATETFNVVGTRPIRHDGADKVTGRALYGADFDTAGLLHGHILRSPHAHARIKSIDTSAAEALPGVLAVVTNADFASDADAVVDLGEGATSLKWLRDNVLASDKVLYRGHAVAGVAASNPHVAEEAVQLIDVQYEVLPPVVTVEEAMADGAPILHDDLKTEELGEQTDKVSNVAQHFQHKKGDTAKGFPEADVVVEREYRAKTVHQGYIEPHNATALWNTDGRLHIWCSTQGAFTVRDAMAQLLEMPVSQIRVIPMEIGGGFGGKIPVYLEPVAALLSRKTGQAVKILMSRADVFEASGPTCGSWSRVKIGAKSDGTITAAEVELACEAGAYPGSPVGAGAMCALAAYDIENGTVDGYDVVVNKPKTAAYRAPGAPNAAYAVEQAVDELADELGMDPIELRLKNAAKEGTRRVDGPTFNKVGLVETLEAMRDHPHYSAPLGENQGRGIAIGFWFNIGFDSAVNLAVNADGTVSLTEGSTDIGGSRASIAMQAAEVLGIAAEDIRPTVVDTDSIGYTAVTGGSRTTFATGWAAYEAAQSVKQQMIERAATIWDVEADSVEMADGVVQSKSDPELSMTFADLAGQLGRTGGGITGTASVNPSGVGGSFAGNIVDIEVDPETGKTDVVRFTAFQDVGKAIHPSYVEGQMQGGSVQGIGWALNEEYYMNDDGGMDNSTLLDYRMPTSLDLPMIDTVIVEVANPGHPFGVRGVGEANIVPPTPAVANALRDAVGTRLYETPMNSVAIAAALAQNGD
- a CDS encoding (2Fe-2S)-binding protein, yielding MPAKTYVQSIINGEHLDFLCEPRQSLLEVLRDVVGLTGTKEGCNDGNCGACTVEFDGRIVTSCLVLGVEAEGKEITTIEGVAEGSTLHPLQQSFLENAALQCGICTPGFIVAAKSLLEHNPDPSEHEIRFWLANNLCRCTGYDKIVRAVQDAAVKMQEA
- a CDS encoding xanthine dehydrogenase family protein subunit M, producing MKWIDYEAPTSVREAVDLLNEAGDRARPLAGGTDLLVQLRGRAYDLDLMVDVKSVPELNELTYDPDNGLTIGAAVPCYRIYGNSTVRSVYPGIVDAAQIIGGTQIQGRASLGGNLCNAAPSADSVPAMIAYNGVARIAGPNGNREVALEDFCTHVRQTVLEQGEVLVAVHFPTPAANSGANYIRFIPRNEMDIAVAGAGVSVELENGNIRSARVTLASVAPTPLFVSEAGEAVAGKPATEETVRIASGLARDAAVPITDMRGTIEYRKHLCEVLTRRAMMTAIERAQS